The Rosa rugosa chromosome 1, drRosRugo1.1, whole genome shotgun sequence genomic sequence ctttcctttttttccaACAAGGGTACTTCCAGTGGCCAAGTTACTGATTCCTGGTCTTGGGTTGGAAAGCTGACCAAACTCAACTATTTGTACCTTGCTGATACCAACTTAAGGGGAGATTTCCCATGTTTTTTGGCTAATCTGACGCAACTTGTGGAATTAGACTTGAGCCACAATCAAATAACTGGTGAAATCCCATCTTCTTTGGCTAATCTGACACAACTTTCAGAATTACGGTTGTACCAAAATCAAATAACTGGTCAAATTCCATCTTGCCTTGGGCAGTTGACCCAATTAACTTTATTAGACGCAGCATCGAACAATCTGCAAGGAACAATTCCCAGGTCGCTATTCGAGCTTAGAAATCTTGAATATATAGATCTCGAATCAAATAACTTGAGTGGGTATGTTGAATTCGATCAGTTTTCCAAGCTCGAAAAGTTGAGGGTACTTTGTTTGTCGCTCAACAAGTTATCTGTGCAGATCAAAACTGGATATACTGCTATTCCTCCAAAGCTTCAAGTACTAGGAATGAGTTCATGCAACTTAACAGAGTTTCCGGAATTTTTGAAATACACTAGGGAACTGGTGGATCTAGATCTAGCTGATAACAATCTTCACGGCCAAATACCAAAATGGATGTGGAATTCAGCTAGTGAAACTTTGTCGAATCTGAACCTCTCTCACAACCACTTAACAGGATTTGAAGAAAATCCAGTCATCATTCCATGGCCTCGGTTAGAGTCTTTAGAGCTCGACTCTAACATGTTACGAGGATCACTGCCAATTCCAAGGCCGTCAATGTATGTCTATTCTGCTTCAAACAATGAATACGAAGGAGAAATTCCAGCAACATTCTGCAATGCGGGGATGCTAACTGTTCTTGATCTATCTAGCAACAACCTTAATGGCACGATTCCCCAATGTTTTGAGAATCTCACATATCTTTACATATTGAAACTGCAGAACAATTCTTTTCACGGGGATATTCCTCGAATAGGTTCAAACATATGTTTCTACTTAGAAGCGATTGACTTGAGTTATAATCAGCTACAAGGGAAGCTACCAAGATCAATTGCCAATTGTCCTGAGTTGATGTTTCTTAATTTGGGAAATAATCAGATCAGTGATACCTTCCCCTCTTGGTTAGGAACACTTCAACAATTAAAAGTTCTCATTTTGGGGTTCAATGCATTTCATGGCATAATTGGAAAGCCTGCAAGTAGCCATGAGTTCCCTGAGCTGTCCATTGTTGATCTATCTAGCAATGATTTTTCAGGTATGTTGCCCTCCGACTACCTAGAGAACTGGAATGCCATGAAATCCGTTGATGAAAACGAGCAAATATACGTCAATTCCCCTTACGACGGAATGTCTGAAGGAGTGTCCTACTCCTATGATTACCAGATTACAGTTTTTAGCAAAGGTGTTGAATTGAAGTATTTCAAGACCCCTTATCTTCTGAGGCTCATAGACCTCTCGAGTAACAGATTTGAAGGAGAGATTCCAGGTGTCATTGGGAATCTAAGAGGGCTTCATGTGCTCAATCTTTCCAACAACACTCTCACTGGTCCCATCCCCTCTTCTTTGGGGAACTTGACTGCTCTTGAATCGCTGGATCTCTCCCAAAATCAGTTCTCAGGAAAGCTCCCCGGTGATCTGGCGCAACTGACATTCCTTTCATACTTTAATGTATCCCATAATCGTCTTTCGGGGTCCATTCCACAAGGTCGACAATTTGATACATTCCAAGAGGATATGTACCAAGGAAACTCAGGTTTGTGTGGAAAACCTTTGCCAAAGAAATGTGAAGATTCTGAGAGCACAACACCACAAACAGCCTTTGAACAAGATGAAGACTCTGGATTTCAAATTGAGCTAGATTGGTTTGTGGTTCTGCCAGGAGTTGTTGCTGGTCTAATAGTTGGAGTGGTTGGGGGAGACTTCTGGACAACCAAGAAGCATGACTGGTTTGTAGAGACATTCAGCAGGAGGAGGCAGCTGAGAAGCACAAGGTGGAGGAGGGGACTCAGAACTTAAGTCTTATTTAATCCATATCTAAGGGCCCAGTTATGAACATTAGCTTCATGTACGTGCCTAGTGTTTAGAGCAGTGTTGGGGCTATTATCATGTTGTATTTATGTATTATGTTATGTGTTCGTATATTTCGAGCAGACAGACATCGTCTGCAGACTCTGGTGTAATAACTATTAAGCTTCACACTGTCTTGAGTACTTTTTGTTCTATATATATCCAATAAAAAAACCTTGAGGCTGAGCTGCCTAACTGCTATCTTAACCTAGACATAAACCAGATATAATAATAGGTCTTTTCAGTTAACGTTGCTTTTAGTACTTGTACTGCTCCATGCCTCCATCATCTCCCATGATATCACTTCTCTCTGTTCATTATtgggagaagaaagaagaagaagaagaagaaccgcCTCTTCATCATTAGGGAACTTGACTTCTCTCGAGTCCTTGGATCTCTCCCAAAACCAGCTCACAGGAAAGATCTCCAGCAGTTTAGCAAAACTCAATTTCCTTGCTACTTTAATGTGCCCCATAACCATCTTCAGGGGCCTATATCACATGGCCAACAATTCGACACATTGCAAATGAAGGAAACTCAGGTTTGTCTGGAGGACCTTTATCAAAGAAATGTGAAGACACCAAGAGTTCAGTGCCCCGGCGACCTTCAACAATCGAAGAATATCAAGATTCTGAGATGTCATTTAGCTTTTTTAGGTTTTGTTCTGGCCTTCAGTTAAAGCCCGATATCATGTTCTCCATTCAGAATGGGGTTACTTGAGTTCATAAATTAAGTTCAGTAAATCAACACTACTACTAAAATTTGTATGAAGTGCAGCAGCTTTCTACTATACATATACCTTGAATTCTACAGTAGTTGGCTTTAATATTTGAAACTAATCACTCATTTCGAGTCCTGACATTGATTTCAAGTAAGGTTTCATTTTTCAGTCTCAGTGAAGCAAGCATGATCTGAAAAAATTAAACGGGCAAATAGCTATAATTGATAAAGCATTTAAACGATTATGATCAGTAAGACGGCCAAACAATTTCGGATCTAACTTGCTGCCAAAGAAATTCAGGTGCTTATTGCACATTTTAATTCTGTAGTCTGAACAATGCAAATCACAGCCCATTCCAGACACTGAACATCTTTACACTGCGAAAGCACCAAGTAAACTACTATACTCGAGCATTATCTAAGACTTCAAATAAAAGACTAATCGTTAATGTAAACAAATAAGATAAGTTACATGAGAGAGCCCTCTTTTCCATATGTAGTTCATTTCATACCGGAATTTCTCGATTTAATATAAACAGCAAAATATCAGACTTCTTCAGAATAATTAGAAACTTGCGACATGCCCCTCTTATCATTCACTTTGAAACATGAAATGAATTGTTCCTAGCTAATCTTTTTCTTCCTGCCTCCCGTAGCTTCCTTCAAGGCAGACGCATGAGAATCTCCAACAACATCATATAACCAATCGCATGGTGGAACATTTCAACTAAAAGAAACTAAACGATCCAGTAACATAAGGAACAAAGATAAAGAACCGAAAagcaaaaacaaattaaattttaaatttaccTTTGAGTAAATCAGAAGGCTCTTCTCCTTCGTTTTGATCAAAAATCAGAACTACCAAACCCTCCCAACCACTTGAATGGTCAGAATTTCCATACCCCTGTGAAACCATTGTCTTTCCCAAAGCTTCCAAACCGGCTAGAATTATTCCCACCAAAGCCCCTAGAACCACCGGAACGATCTCCGAAACCACCTGAACGGCCACTTGAACGATCAGAACTACCAAACCCTCCAAAACCACTCGAACGGTCTAAACCACCAAACCCTCCAAAACCACTAGACCGGTCAGAACCACCAAAACCACCAGAACGGCCAAAACCTGAATTACCAAAGTTTTTACCTCGGCTTGCTGGACGACCATATCCAGATCCCCTGGAACCACCAAAATGACCACCGCTACCACCTCTGTCAGAGAACATGCTTGCACTGCTGATATCAACAGCAATCCGGGGGGGCTGATGAACAGAAACTAACCAATGCAGTTAGTCTAGGTTGCTACGTATATAAAAAAAAGTTCATGCTAAGAAAAGAACTCCCAGTCAGACAGCTGTGTATGCATTCAAAATGTTAGGAAACTCCCATACAATACCTAGAGAGGACCATATCAGACCTGTTGTACACTTTGACTCAAACTAAGAAGAAGGGCACATAGGCAGTGCGCATGTTCATGAGCACTCAATTAGTAGATACAGCTCttaaatgtgattttttttttttggaaagttAAATGTGATCATGTATTACTTTGGTCAAAGTGCATTAGTAAGTATTAATCAAGAAAATTTAACTAGTACATAACATCCTGATTTTATTAACTTATCATGCCACTTTTTAACCTATTAGTTTTCCCAAAAAACTTGATATCCAAGTCATACTTTTGTTATCTTGACAGACCGTTAACTGTGAGTAGCTTTCACAACCATATAGGTAAAGGTATAATGTAAAGGACAGTGATCTTTACCTCTGTGAATCTGCATCCTACATCGCGTTGAATCATTTGGACGTTCCTGGCCTGATTTTGTGAGTAAATCAGAATAGCACTTCCTTTCTTCCCAGCACGACCTGTTCGCTCTGACCGATGAACAAATATCTCTGAATTGTTTGGAAGCTCATAGTGTATCACCTAAGCGTACAAATAGAAAAGCACAATTGATGTTAGTAGAAGTCTTTGTCCCTGATTTAATCCCATAACAACATCGCATCAATAACCATATATGGGCCTATTTAGGGAGCATTTCAAAGCTTTAACCACATCATTACCAATAAAATGAAGGCAACAGACCAAGAGGCTCATACATAAAACTAGATTATTTAAGGAATGAATTGAATGTCTATTGAATAAACATTTAACTCAATGAAAGGAGAGGAGAACAGCTAAAGAAAGCTCACCAGATCAACATTGGGTACATCAAGCCCACGAGCAGCAACATCTGTTGCAACTAAAACATCGAAACGCCCATCTCGGAAACCTGAAAGTGCCCTTTCCCTATGCTGTTGGGAAATATCTCCATGCAAAGCCTCACATTTATGGCTTCTTGACAGGGCATATGCCAAATTATCTGCATCACGTTTTCTCTGAGCAAAAATAATGCACTTCCCTCCTTTTGCATGTTCCTAACAATCAAATATCTTATGGTGAGGATCAAACATATGCTGAAAGGCCAAGACCAAGATTCTTAAACCTAtgcaaataaaaagataaaatcaaGGTTTactaaaaaaccaaaacaagaaaattATATACTTACGGTTATAAGTGGTCCAAGGATCGATGCTTTTCCATATGATTCCGCAGCAATAGAATACAGAGAAATTCCATCTGCTAATTTCTGATCATTGTCCCCGACCTAAAGCACATGCAAGCTGTTAATTTTCTTGCACCATAATCAAACAAAAATGTTTCCTACTAATGACCGCTGAAGTAGAACAGACCAAAATGAAAATGTATACTTACAAGATCAATAACTGCTGGATTATTTAGGTACTTCTGAGTAAGACTTCTAATGAAAGGCGGCATTGTTGCAGAGAACATCAGGGTCTGACGTTTCTTTGGCAAGCTCTTTAAGGTTGTCTCAACAGCCTCCTGAAATCCCACTTTAAGCATCTCATCGGCTTCATCAAGAACAATGAACTGAACTTCAGATAAACTCAAAGCACCCCTACCGATTAGATCAATAATACGCCCCGGTATGCCCACAGCCACATCAGTTCCAAAGCCAAGCTGCTTAATTTGGTTTCCAATGGGCGTACCACCATACACACAGATAGTATCCAAGCCAGGTGCTGCCTCATGGAACTCCTTGTCAACCTGCTTTGCAAGCTCTCTTGTCGGAGCCATAACAAAGGCCAAAGGATTTCTCCCACGCCTACACAATCAAAAGTAAATCAAAACCCGAAGAACTTATAAAACCTGCAATAGCAATTGATGACAAATGAGGGTCATGGAAGAAACTAACCCATGTTTGGCATTGAATCGAATAATTTTATCCAATATGGGAATCCCAAATGCAAGAGTCTTCCCAGTTCCAGTTCTAGCACGACCAATTATATCACGCCCTTGCATTGCTGGTTCCAACACAGCTCTCTATACATCACAAAATCCCCAATACAACACATCAATATTccgaaaaaaaaagtttcaaaatTCAAACATTTTCTTACTTCCCAATCATTCTTTCATAAACATAACAGAGCACATAAAATTGGGAAATGATAAAATTACCTGAATGGGGAAAAGCTTAGTAATAACCTTCTTGGCCAAAACAGACACAATCTCCTTATCAAATCCCTAGCCTCAAAATCTCGAGCCCATCTTCGCCACTCGCTTTAGATGACTCGTCGCAGTCATCCTCCAAAGCCACCAGGCGCTGAACAAAGTCGCTGGTGATGCCTGAAAGTTCAACGGCCCAGATTTCACATGAAAGTCCCGAACGTGAAACCCTGGGTTAGCCTCACCGCCGCCGACATCACCATTCACCGATTAAATCTACCACCACTTCCTGTATCGAACATGTCTGCACTTGCGCTGTCAACAGCAATGTGGGGAAGCTGTTGATCAGAAAGAAATAACAGAATCAGTCTAGGATGATACGTACTGTAACACAGATATTCCACTAAGCATACAGGAGAGACTCAAGTCAGACCTATGGAATGCTGACTCAAACTAACCAAAAAGACACATAATCTGAGTGCATTTAGAGATATTAGTTTAGAGACTTCAACTTTATAGCCTACTCATGAATTTATCCAAAAACACCTAATAATCCAAATCATATTTTTATTAGTCTTAATCTCAATAGGTACCTCTTTAAATTTGCATCCAACATCTCGCTCAATCATTCTGACATTCCTGGTTTGATCCTGTGAGTAAATAAGAATAGCACTTCCTTTCTTCCCAGCACGACCTGTTCTGCCTGACCGATGAACAAATATTTCTGAATTATTTGGGAGCTCGTAATGTATCACCAAAGCACAGAAAACGATGATATAATTATGTCAGTAGAATTCTAAGTCCTTAATTTGACTGCATATTATATCACTGAGGATACAGCTTAAAACCATATATAGGCCCAACTAGGGAGCATTTCAAAGCTATCATTACATGCTAACACAAATGAAGGAAAAGAATGTTCAAGAATACAACTAGATTAATAAAATAGGAATTCAATGCCTCCTAAAGTTACATTTAACTGAATGAAAGAAGAACAGCTAAGGAAAACTCACCAGATCAACATTGGGTACATCAAGCCCACAAGCAGCAATATCAGTGGCAACTAAAATATTGAAACGCCCATCTCAAAAACCTGCAAGTGTCCTTTCTCTCTGTTGTTGTGAAATATCCCCATGCAAAGCCTCACAGTTATGCTTTCTTGCCATGGCAAATGCCAATTGATCAGCATCACGTTTTGTCTGAGTAAAAACAACGCACTTTCCTCCATTTGCATGTTCCTAACAAATACATATCAAAGGGTGAGGGTACGCCATATGAACATAAGACCAAGAATTGATGAACTCTCAAACATATGCAAATAGAAAAACTGAAATCAAATTTTACAAGGGAAGAGAAtattaaaaatattaataaaagcAGTCATGCTTGAAACAAAGCAGAAAATAACGGTAATTACTTACTGTTATCAGTGGTCCAATAATTGACGCTTTTCCATATGAATCTGCAGCAATCGAGTATAGGGAAATTCCATCCGCCAATTTCTGATCAGACTCCCCAACCTAAAGGACATGCAAGTTGTTAATTTTCTTGCACTAATATAAATGGGAAATGTATATCCTATAAATCCTACAAATTCACTCCAAAGTCAAAACATAATATAGCAGATTTCTCCTGTTCCActaaatttttaaattaaaatttcacCAAAACATTTGCTACCTATAAAATTTAGTatctttttaaggaaaaaaaatataatatatatatatatatatgtatatatatgtatatattttgttCCATCCTCAGGACATAAAATAGACAAGACAAGTTGATTATACAATTTTCCACTGATAAAACCATGAAGTTACAGTACAAAGCTTATTGCCGTCAGTTCAGTAATATCATTACTAGTGCTCTGACATTATTAATGGATAGTAATCATGGATTAACTAAGAACAGACTACAACAAAAATGCATACTTACAAGATCGATAACTGCTGGATCCTTTAGGTAATTCCTAGTGAGATTTTTGATCCACGTAGGCATTGTTGCAGAGAACATCAAGGTCTGACGTTTCTTTGGTAACCTCTCCAAGATTATCTCCACATCCTCCTGAAATCCCACTTGAGCATCTGATCAGCTTCATCAAGAACAACAAACTGAACTTCCGATAGATTCAAAGCACCCCTCTGAAGGAGATCAATAACACGACCAGGTGTGCCAACCGCCACATCAACACCATGGTCAAGCTGGCCCATCTGCCTTCCAATGGGTGTACCACCATACACACAAATCGTATCCAAACTCGGTGCTGCCTCATAGAATTCCTTGTCAACTTGCTTGGCAAGTTCTCTTGTCGGAGCCAACACCAAAGCCAAAGGATTCCTCCCTCGCCTGTATAACAAAACATCAAGTTAAACCCAATTACAACATCTACTACTAGTCTAACAAATGGAGTGTGATTGAAGAAACAAACCCATGTTTAGCATTGAATTGAATGATTTTATCCAAAATGGGAATCCCAAATGCAAGAGTTTTCCCAGTTCCAGTTCTAGCACGACCAATCATATCACGCCCTTGCATTGCTGGTTCCAACACAGCTCTCTATACATCACAAAATCCCCAATACAACACATCAATATTCCGAAAAAAAGTTTCGAAATTTAAACACTTTCTTACTTCCCAATCAATCTCTCATAAACATAACAGAGCACATAAAATTGGAGAATGATAAAATTACCTGAATAGGAAAGAGCTTAGTGATCCCCTTCTTGGCCAAAGCAGATACAATCTCCTGATCAATCCCTAGCTTCGAAATCTCGAGCCCATCGTCGCCGCTCTTTTTAGACGACTCGTCGTATTGGCCGTCCTCAACTGCGAACTGGGCGGCGCTCAACAAAGTCGGCGATGCGCGATAATTCAACGGCACCGATTTCGATTGAAAGTTCCTAGCTTGAAACCCGTGGGAGGCCTTGGCCTCGCCGCCGACGTCGCTTGAGGCCGGAATCACTTGGCCTGATGACGGCGTTGGCGGGAAGGAGAGGCGGTTTATGAGGAGGGTTTCGATGGCGGCGAGGTTGCGCGCCATCGAGGGTGTCCGTCGGAGCATGATGCTCATCATTTtgggggtttagggttttagggtctGTTCAATTCAATGGTTGAAATGGGTTTAATGGCCACTATGTTTTACGGAGTTTTTTTACAGTGTCTTATAACCATTAGATTTGAAGACTTTCAATGGTGAAGATCAACGGTTACAATTAACAActtaattatttttcttcttttttgaaattaacttcttctttctttctttctttctctttttcagaAATTTTGAAATTAACTTAGTTCCCATCCATCTCTTCATCACAGAAACTAAACTCATCTTTTTTGTCAGTTATCCCATACATCACACTGTTCATTTATTGAAGAATGGAATGATAACtcccaaaacaaaaaccaaaaacaaaagtgaTGAGTACAAGTGAAACTCAATCAACATAAAATATATTTCGAATTTAAGAACCCTAATTTCGAGCAGTCGAGTACTCAATCTTCATATAGAGATCAGGGCCTCAATAATCAACATAATATAGGATTTTAAATTAATCTAATCTCATAGAATTCAAGCTTTCGGCAATAGATGGTATTATtgaaatcatgaattcctccCTTTTAATTTTATTACTTCAGCTGCAAATTAATTTTTCAAAAGCCAATTGTTGTGAGATCCAACATGAAGAACTGGAAGACAAGGGGTGAAAAATAATTGATATAGGATCTGGAAAAAGAGCTGCACcaataggattttttttttatcctttgAGAAATacctttagtttttttttaaggaaagacGACAAATTATATTAAGTGATAATAGAGGgttacatggagcgatgcaaaagcattgaaagaaaacaataaagcataacgAGATGCACAAAAACAtctataataaagaaaaaacaataaaggataataagatgcacagacgcatctagaATGAAATGTAACCAGGATGTGACTTAATGTCGAACGACACCgttgcactgcatatgtcacaagagcagtgtaaatgtaatagtaaccgtaactgtaatcgtaaccggtgatatgatcacctaggagaggtgattcgcccaccaggagttcgaaagtaaccgagggtgtcagaaactcgaaaattagcaaacgaactcctaagaaccagaaccaataccaaatcaatatgagcagctgtctcgGATCCAAAATCCGGATTTGTGAGTGACTaggatcccaaatacggatccaaatccgggCTAAGACCAAAGACAAGACTGCCAAAGCAGCCTTgacaaaagcccaagcccatttCAATCTGATTAGGGCACCCAAGCTCATGGGCACCCTAGCATCAGCTCCTCTCTGGGCACCCGAACTCCTCCACACCCAAACACCACTGATCTGAGCCGCCGCGAGAAAGCATTCCGGAGAAGGCAGCTGCGCAACAGACCTGGGATGACAGGACCCCTCCccaaatttcaccctgaaattcgAGGTGGAcctgcgggacccacttttAAAGAAGGTTTACCAAAATTTCGACATAATctcccctaaaagtggacaacccaaaacctgtggaGAGTAACTTTCACTTCTAATAGACCAATCacaaactcctggagccaccctgctcccaaaatCCAATCTATCTCATAAACGAAAAGCAAACACAAAACTTTCCCAATAATTAAAGTCTAACAACTCCAATATCCAGATACAACAATTTGTCCAAGATAGGtcaaaagccccaaaataatATTTACTACAAGTTTGGGTCACAATTCccatagtaatcagagcaattctaggAACATAAATTAACATAGTGCAGTAGGTTAAACAGGTAACCTACGGGATgtgatgacggaagcggatgcggtcactatggctcactccaaGACGCCGAGCAGCAATACTGTaatctgggcatttgaaaccaaagggcccagggggaaagtatttaaaaacgttagcgtgagtggacaaaaataaatgtttgtAAAACGAAAGAAATagagtttatactttcccacatttatttcctttaaaaacccgatgcatgcaaaagttaaagaaacaaaacaactatTAATTCAAcccaagaaaaccgactagccccgctagtcacaaccaTCAAGTAAAAAGGATTGAAACTCCgttactcaagaaaataagaccagccccgctggttaaaagaatcggactagaccccgctagcccagaaataatataatgagtaggggaagatgatagccatacgaataagccactcaggctcgggtgatagcctcccaggctaaagtgctcccatatactcccgttatatacccacacgccactatgtgtagcgacTAGGATAttgggcttcagcattactgtcacaaagacagtaaccagcgccacaaaggcggacgggcttcggtgatcccatcacctcgccacaaaggcggaagatcaatgctagcaatgataatagtcacccaaagtatggcaaaagggCAATCCAATaaccacataaatccataaatacataagacttccccaactctcgcaagtGCATTTCCAACGatgtgtcccacacgccaagataaatcaacggcgtgtcccacacgccaagataatctcaagttcaaaataattaggagagaaataataataaaacataatcTCCGTAAGTTGAAataaaaccaaatccaaaatcatcatcaaggcattctcaatgccaaaaccgaaagtcgataaataattAAGAAATATAACTCTATCGAAAACCCAATTCGAAAattctttcagaaatctcagaATCAACGAAAGAGAATATAAATCATTCCGGAAAACACCTCGGAAATTGTATTATTGAAAAACAACCAATAACCATGTTATCCAAATCGAGCATAGAAAATAATAACTCGAAATCATGCTAGAAGCATTCACCAAATAAAAATATGATAATCCGAAATTAATATCATATGCTCGATAAACGTCATGTTAATTGATAAAGCATTAATTAGATAAAGTAAATGCATGCATCGTTTCTTAAAAATAaaggtccactcacagtatgtggtcaatcctgacgtcgctcggtattttcctcgtatggagactcctctcgtcctgtatgAATAGCACttataaaaatatatttataggacggaaattaactttacgataattagaaattgaaattcaaaacgtcccccttcaaaatccaacttctcaattcacatcgaatccatccgtaattctccaataatattcattcatcgatatataaattctaaagtgaattcgaaagaaattcggcGATTGAATTCACGTAAATCGATAATCAACAATTTATACTCAATTCGTAattcctccaatttccaccaaacttcatgtataaaaTTTTACAATCATTATAGGATTTATGGAGCCAAAACAGTAATTAAAACGCAGCTctacgcgccacccacagtggccgcgcgtggggcccacgcgccggcgaccaccacctccgatggccaccaaattctGGCAGCAGCAACATcacaacagacccaacaatttcttcaactacaacacattccaattttaccttaaaGTACTCGAAATTGgccggtgaagaaaacccagaaaaacctccgaaccctagaatttgcaatcgtcgattcgacctccacactgtaAATTGAAGTGAAtggccttaggggaaatgatcaccgGCTTGAGGCACCCCTACTGTCCCAATTTGATggtcggaaacggccggaaaCGGCGAAATCGCCGGAAAGCTCAAACTGCCCCCGTGGACTTCCTTGCTTC encodes the following:
- the LOC133725834 gene encoding receptor-like protein 7, translated to MEVALFLVHKRVSSSLLCETHKPTYTYTKNTKFFMGTGMRSSWWGFVSVRYIILLLLINAACCFSLVQTQTLCHDDERSALLQFKASFTIDKSASQDPSAYPKVAHWSRLEGDPQRSNCCSWDGVECNPDSGHVVSLDLASSCLHGSINSNSSLFQLVQLQRLDLSDNNFSYSQIPSRLGHTLTSLTYLNLSMSSFSGQIPSEISYLSKLSALDLSSSYESHLKMANFGSLVQNLTNIKQLHLSLVEIGSTVPNTLVNVSSLTSLRLQECDLEGEFPVGIFHLPNLQVLDLAINIDLNGHFPDELNKSSPLKILNFELTNFSGHLPASIEDLRALNLLNIAHCNFYPHVPSSLSNLTQLNFLDLSFFSNKGTSSGQVTDSWSWVGKLTKLNYLYLADTNLRGDFPCFLANLTQLVELDLSHNQITGEIPSSLANLTQLSELRLYQNQITGQIPSCLGQLTQLTLLDAASNNLQGTIPRSLFELRNLEYIDLESNNLSGYVEFDQFSKLEKLRVLCLSLNKLSVQIKTGYTAIPPKLQVLGMSSCNLTEFPEFLKYTRELVDLDLADNNLHGQIPKWMWNSASETLSNLNLSHNHLTGFEENPVIIPWPRLESLELDSNMLRGSLPIPRPSMYVYSASNNEYEGEIPATFCNAGMLTVLDLSSNNLNGTIPQCFENLTYLYILKLQNNSFHGDIPRIGSNICFYLEAIDLSYNQLQGKLPRSIANCPELMFLNLGNNQISDTFPSWLGTLQQLKVLILGFNAFHGIIGKPASSHEFPELSIVDLSSNDFSGMLPSDYLENWNAMKSVDENEQIYVNSPYDGMSEGVSYSYDYQITVFSKGVELKYFKTPYLLRLIDLSSNRFEGEIPGVIGNLRGLHVLNLSNNTLTGPIPSSLGNLTALESLDLSQNQFSGKLPGDLAQLTFLSYFNVSHNRLSGSIPQGRQFDTFQEDMYQGNSGLCGKPLPKKCEDSESTTPQTAFEQDEDSGFQIELDWFVVLPGVVAGLIVGVVGGDFWTTKKHDWFVETFSRRRQLRSTRWRRGLRT